From a region of the Pseudomonadaceae bacterium SI-3 genome:
- a CDS encoding response regulator: MSHILIVEDETIIRSALRRLLERNQYEVSEAGSVQEAQERFSIPSFDLIVSDLRLPGRPGTELIKLAEGTPVLIMTSYASLRSAVDSMKMGAVDYIAKPFDHDEMLQTVARILHDRQQAASAPAEASRSATPVAGKTDDSINGEIGIIGRCGPMQDLFGKIRKVAPTDSNVLIQGESGTGKELVARALHNLSRRAKAPMISVNCAAIPESLIESELFGHEKGAFTGASAGRAGLVEAADGGTLFLDEIGELPLEAQARLLRVLQEGEIRRVGSTQSQKVDVRLVAATHRDLKTLAKNGQFREDLYYRLHVIALKLPPLRERGADVLEIAKAFLARQSARMATEGLHFSREAEQAVRQYTWPGNVRELENAIERAAILSESEEISAELLGIDIELDPLDEDFDEPGALLGSAVSTSNEPTEDLSLEDYFQHFVLEHQDHMTETELARKLGISRKCLWERRQRLGIPRRKSATAG; this comes from the coding sequence ATGTCCCATATTCTGATCGTCGAAGACGAAACCATTATCCGCTCCGCCCTGCGCCGACTGCTCGAGCGCAACCAGTACGAGGTGAGTGAAGCCGGCTCGGTGCAGGAGGCACAAGAGCGCTTCAGCATTCCCTCCTTTGATCTCATCGTCAGCGATCTGCGTCTGCCTGGCAGGCCCGGCACCGAACTGATCAAGCTGGCCGAAGGCACTCCCGTGCTTATCATGACCAGCTACGCCAGCCTACGGTCGGCAGTGGACTCGATGAAAATGGGGGCAGTGGACTACATCGCCAAGCCCTTTGACCACGACGAGATGCTGCAGACCGTGGCGCGCATTCTTCATGATCGGCAGCAGGCCGCCTCGGCGCCGGCTGAGGCGTCGCGCAGCGCCACGCCCGTTGCCGGCAAGACAGACGACTCGATCAATGGTGAGATTGGCATCATCGGACGCTGCGGCCCGATGCAGGATTTGTTCGGCAAGATACGCAAGGTCGCCCCAACCGACTCCAATGTGCTGATCCAAGGCGAATCGGGTACAGGTAAAGAGCTTGTTGCCCGCGCGCTGCATAACCTTTCCCGTCGCGCCAAGGCGCCGATGATTTCAGTCAACTGCGCCGCCATTCCGGAAAGCCTGATCGAATCCGAACTCTTCGGTCACGAGAAAGGGGCCTTTACCGGCGCCAGTGCGGGTCGCGCCGGCCTGGTCGAGGCCGCAGATGGTGGCACCCTGTTCCTCGACGAAATCGGTGAGCTGCCTCTGGAAGCACAGGCGCGGTTGTTACGCGTATTGCAGGAAGGCGAGATCCGGCGGGTAGGCTCTACCCAGTCGCAAAAAGTCGATGTGCGCCTGGTCGCCGCGACCCACCGTGACCTGAAAACGCTGGCCAAGAATGGGCAATTTCGTGAGGACCTCTACTACCGGCTGCATGTCATCGCCTTGAAACTGCCCCCCCTACGCGAGCGCGGCGCCGACGTGCTGGAAATCGCCAAGGCCTTCCTGGCACGCCAGAGTGCGCGCATGGCCACCGAGGGGTTGCACTTCTCCCGAGAGGCCGAGCAGGCCGTACGGCAATACACCTGGCCGGGGAACGTGCGCGAACTGGAGAATGCCATCGAGCGGGCGGCGATTCTCAGTGAGAGCGAAGAAATCAGTGCTGAGCTGCTGGGTATCGACATCGAGCTCGACCCCCTCGACGAGGATTTTGATGAACCCGGTGCCCTTCTAGGTTCCGCTGTCTCGACCAGCAACGAGCCGACCGAGGATCTATCGCTGGAAGACTACTTTCAGCATTTCGTACTTGAGCACCAGGACCACATGACCGAGACCGAGCTGGCACGCAAGCTGGGCATCAGCCGCAAGTGCCTTTGGGAGCGTCGTCAGCGGCTCGGGATCCCACGACGCAAATCGGCCACGGCTGGGTAG
- a CDS encoding DUF2914 domain-containing protein, which yields MSLKTRFLSLFELASRLIRRYPGTVALFGFCSGLASFVLVERHAGLAKVIAALMLFSWLWLMLEKSLRAGLERRFGWKVPPPLLRYVTQMVHQESLFFIIPFFFITTTWNSGQAAFTVMLGVAALVSLVDPIYYKWLAPRRWVYLAFHALTLFAVLLTALPIIFHLSTPQSYLWALGIAVVLALPSLSGLFASWNWRSVLGVLALAAVVGLAGWVGRAWVPPATLWLTDVAVTTTLDDASRKPGNRLREISSQQLHSNGLYAFTAINAPRGLKERIYHEWTHNGKRVDRIPLDISGGREAGYRAWTHKRNFPKQAEGKWRVRVMTEAGQMIGMLRFEVVE from the coding sequence ATGTCGTTGAAGACCCGCTTCTTGAGCCTGTTCGAGCTGGCCTCGCGGCTGATTCGCCGCTACCCCGGCACGGTTGCACTCTTTGGTTTCTGTTCGGGCCTGGCCAGTTTTGTGCTGGTCGAGCGCCACGCCGGGCTGGCCAAGGTCATCGCCGCCTTGATGCTGTTCAGCTGGCTCTGGCTGATGTTGGAGAAAAGCCTACGCGCCGGTCTGGAACGCCGCTTCGGCTGGAAGGTGCCACCGCCTTTGCTGCGCTATGTGACGCAAATGGTCCATCAGGAAAGCCTGTTCTTCATCATCCCGTTCTTTTTCATCACCACGACCTGGAACAGTGGCCAGGCCGCGTTCACCGTGATGCTGGGCGTGGCAGCGCTGGTCTCGCTGGTCGATCCGATCTATTACAAGTGGCTCGCGCCGCGACGCTGGGTCTATCTGGCATTTCATGCGCTGACATTGTTTGCCGTTCTACTCACTGCGCTACCGATCATCTTTCACCTGTCGACACCGCAAAGTTATCTCTGGGCATTGGGCATCGCCGTGGTACTCGCACTGCCGAGCCTCAGCGGCTTGTTTGCTTCGTGGAACTGGAGAAGCGTGCTGGGGGTGCTGGCGCTCGCTGCCGTGGTCGGTCTGGCCGGTTGGGTGGGACGCGCCTGGGTGCCGCCGGCAACGCTCTGGCTGACGGATGTCGCAGTGACCACGACCCTCGATGATGCCTCGCGCAAGCCTGGCAATCGTCTGCGTGAAATCTCCAGCCAACAGTTGCACAGCAATGGCCTCTACGCATTTACCGCAATCAACGCGCCGCGCGGCCTGAAAGAACGCATCTACCATGAATGGACGCACAACGGTAAGCGGGTCGACCGCATCCCGCTGGACATCAGCGGTGGCCGGGAGGCCGGCTATCGTGCCTGGACCCACAAGCGCAACTTTCCAAAGCAGGCCGAAGGTAAATGGCGCGTGCGGGTGATGACCGAGGCAGGGCAAATGATCGGCATGCTGCGCTTCGAGGTCGTGGAATGA
- a CDS encoding methyltransferase: MEWWDILSRTVASEFSDIPDFEHAIRVSVRLVLAAFLGGVLGYEREYKGKAAGLRTHMLVSLGAALFVLVPLEAGMPIEDLSRVMQGIITGIGFLGAGTILKGSSVEDVKGLTTAAGIWLTAAIGVATGLGHESTAVMTTAFALVIFLVMPRLEQHAAHRSASTHKRGRDQDNAP, encoded by the coding sequence ATGGAATGGTGGGATATCCTGAGCCGCACCGTCGCCTCGGAATTTTCCGACATCCCCGACTTCGAGCATGCGATTCGCGTCTCCGTACGGCTGGTCCTGGCCGCGTTTTTGGGTGGCGTGCTCGGCTACGAACGTGAATACAAGGGCAAGGCCGCCGGCCTGCGCACCCATATGCTGGTATCGCTGGGTGCCGCCCTCTTCGTTCTGGTGCCACTGGAAGCGGGGATGCCGATCGAAGATCTGTCTAGGGTCATGCAAGGCATCATCACCGGTATTGGCTTTCTGGGCGCCGGCACTATTCTCAAGGGCAGTTCGGTGGAGGACGTCAAAGGTCTTACCACGGCGGCGGGAATCTGGCTGACCGCGGCCATCGGCGTCGCCACGGGGCTGGGTCATGAGTCCACCGCAGTGATGACGACGGCCTTCGCATTGGTCATCTTTCTGGTGATGCCTCGCCTGGAACAACATGCAGCGCATAGATCGGCCAGTACCCACAAGAGGGGGCGTGATCAGGACAATGCCCCATGA
- a CDS encoding sorbosone dehydrogenase: MPSRYAYLTTGALMLGLAGCGDTATLPVEAGYGPAPALPEPNKSLIPTVNIAEATWWPADRSPQAAPGLQVQAFADNLDHPRWLYVLPNGDVLVAESNAPAKPDDGQGIRGWIMKKVMARAGSGGKSADRITMLRDRDGDGTLEDRSVFLEGLHSPFGMALIGDQLYVANTDALVRFPYKQGATRIDAAGEKVVDLPAGPINHHWTKNVIASPDGSRLYVTSGSNSNVGENGMEAEENRAAILEIDPHDKTMRLFASGLRNPNGLAWQPDSGELWTTVNERDEIGSDLVPDYMTSVQDGGFYGWPYSYYGQHVDERVKPPRPDLVAKALMPDYALGAHTASLGLAFYEGSLLPERYRHGAFIGQHGSWNRKPRSGYKVVFVPFKDGEPDGTAEDVLTGFLNEDEQAMGRPVGVAVDKAGALLVADDVGNVIWRITPSGR, encoded by the coding sequence ATGCCTAGCCGTTACGCTTACCTAACAACCGGGGCGCTTATGCTTGGCCTGGCCGGCTGCGGCGATACCGCCACACTGCCAGTCGAAGCTGGCTACGGCCCGGCCCCGGCGCTGCCCGAGCCGAATAAGTCGCTGATCCCGACCGTCAACATCGCCGAGGCCACCTGGTGGCCCGCGGATCGCTCGCCGCAAGCGGCTCCCGGCCTGCAAGTCCAGGCGTTCGCTGACAACCTCGATCATCCGCGCTGGCTCTATGTGCTGCCCAATGGCGACGTGCTCGTGGCCGAAAGCAATGCGCCCGCGAAGCCGGACGACGGCCAGGGCATTCGTGGCTGGATCATGAAAAAGGTCATGGCGCGGGCGGGCTCCGGCGGCAAAAGCGCCGACCGTATTACGATGCTGCGTGATCGCGATGGTGACGGCACGCTCGAAGACAGATCGGTATTTCTCGAGGGTTTGCACTCACCGTTCGGCATGGCGCTCATAGGCGATCAGCTGTATGTCGCCAACACTGATGCACTGGTGCGCTTCCCCTACAAGCAAGGTGCGACCAGGATCGACGCGGCGGGTGAGAAAGTGGTCGACCTTCCAGCCGGGCCGATCAACCACCATTGGACCAAGAACGTCATCGCCAGCCCCGACGGATCAAGGCTGTACGTTACCAGCGGCTCCAACAGCAACGTGGGTGAAAACGGCATGGAGGCCGAGGAAAACCGCGCGGCCATTCTTGAGATTGACCCGCACGATAAGACGATGCGGTTGTTCGCTTCGGGCCTGCGCAACCCCAATGGTCTGGCCTGGCAACCAGACAGCGGCGAGCTGTGGACCACCGTCAACGAGCGCGACGAAATCGGCAGCGATCTGGTGCCCGATTACATGACATCGGTACAAGACGGCGGTTTCTACGGCTGGCCCTACAGCTATTACGGTCAGCACGTCGACGAGCGGGTCAAGCCGCCGCGCCCGGATCTGGTGGCCAAAGCCCTCATGCCCGACTACGCACTTGGCGCACACACAGCCTCTCTCGGACTGGCCTTCTATGAAGGCTCGCTGTTGCCCGAGCGCTACCGTCACGGCGCGTTCATCGGCCAGCATGGTTCATGGAACCGCAAGCCGCGCAGTGGCTATAAAGTGGTTTTCGTACCCTTCAAGGATGGCGAGCCGGACGGCACAGCCGAAGACGTGCTGACCGGCTTTCTCAACGAGGATGAGCAGGCCATGGGTCGCCCGGTGGGCGTCGCAGTGGACAAGGCCGGCGCGCTATTGGTGGCCGATGACGTCGGGAACGTGATCTGGCGGATCACACCCAGCGGCCGGTGA
- a CDS encoding DNA/RNA nuclease SfsA: MQFTTPLEQGRLVRRYKRFLADVVTDAGEHLCIHCPNTGSMLNCMSEGARVWFQRNSDPKRKLPGTWELVETPQGRLACVNTARANRLVEEALLAGVIGELNGFTALKREVAYGIENSRVDFRLDYPAGPAFVEVKSVTLGFADTAVAAFPDAVTDRGARHLRELAVLARQGVWAVQLYCVNLTGIDAVRPAGEIDPRYAAALRDAVEAGVEVLAYGVELSPREIRLVRPLPVIL, translated from the coding sequence ATGCAGTTCACAACGCCTCTGGAGCAGGGTCGGCTGGTTCGGCGCTACAAGCGTTTCCTCGCCGATGTCGTTACCGACGCCGGCGAGCACCTGTGCATCCACTGTCCGAATACGGGCTCGATGCTCAATTGCATGAGCGAGGGCGCGCGCGTCTGGTTTCAGCGCAACAGCGATCCCAAACGCAAACTGCCTGGCACCTGGGAACTGGTTGAAACCCCGCAAGGGCGGCTTGCCTGCGTCAACACGGCACGGGCCAATCGACTGGTCGAAGAGGCGCTGCTGGCCGGAGTGATCGGGGAATTGAACGGCTTCACTGCGCTCAAGCGTGAGGTGGCGTACGGCATCGAGAACAGCCGCGTGGATTTCCGCCTGGACTATCCCGCAGGACCCGCATTCGTCGAAGTCAAAAGCGTGACCCTGGGCTTCGCTGATACGGCTGTTGCGGCCTTTCCCGATGCGGTGACGGACCGCGGCGCTCGCCATTTGCGCGAACTGGCGGTGCTGGCCCGTCAGGGCGTATGGGCGGTACAACTGTATTGCGTCAACCTCACTGGAATCGATGCCGTGCGCCCTGCCGGCGAGATCGACCCGCGCTACGCCGCCGCGCTGCGGGATGCAGTGGAGGCGGGCGTCGAAGTGCTGGCCTATGGCGTCGAACTGTCGCCGAGAGAGATCCGGCTGGTGCGTCCCTTGCCGGTCATTCTGTAA
- the dksA gene encoding RNA polymerase-binding protein DksA, giving the protein MPITKTTPSNQLIRAFVPYKESKGEEYMSDNMRAHFTGILNKWKLELMEEVDRTVHHMQDEAANFPDPADRASQEEEFSLELRARDRERKLIKKIDETLQLIEDNEYGWCDSCGVEIGIRRLEARPTATLCIDCKTLAEIKEKQIGS; this is encoded by the coding sequence ATGCCCATTACTAAAACGACACCCAGCAACCAATTGATCCGCGCCTTCGTTCCCTATAAGGAGTCCAAGGGCGAGGAATACATGAGCGACAACATGCGCGCTCACTTCACCGGCATCCTCAATAAGTGGAAGCTGGAGCTGATGGAGGAAGTCGACCGAACCGTGCATCACATGCAGGACGAAGCGGCCAACTTCCCCGATCCGGCCGATCGCGCCAGCCAGGAAGAAGAATTCAGCCTGGAACTACGCGCCCGTGATCGCGAGCGCAAGTTGATCAAGAAGATCGACGAGACGCTGCAGCTGATCGAAGACAACGAGTATGGCTGGTGTGATTCCTGCGGCGTCGAGATCGGCATTCGCCGTCTGGAAGCCCGTCCGACCGCTACGCTGTGCATCGACTGCAAGACGCTGGCGGAGATCAAGGAAAAGCAGATCGGTTCCTGA
- a CDS encoding ATPase: MQTSFSLSHLILISVAYLLVLFGVAWISERGLIPRWVIRHPLTYTLSLGVYASAWAFYGTVGLAYQYGYGFLATYLGVCGAFLLAPVLLYPILRITRTYQLASLADLFAFRFRSTWSGALTTVVMLIGMLPLLALQIQAVADAIGILTLEPLQERVALGYCVMIMLFTILFGARHIATREKHEGLVFAIAFESVVKLLTFGAIGLYALFVVFGGPHQLEIWLLQNQSALQALHTPLQEGPWRTLLLVFFASAIVMPHMYHMTFTENLNPRALVSASWGLPLYLLLMSLAVPLILWAGLKLGVSTNPEYFTLGLGITAQSEALTLLAFVGGLSASSGLIIVSTLALSGMALNHLVLPLYQPPTEGNIYRWLKWTRRSLILAIIMAGYGFYLMLGAEQDLSNLGIVAFVATLQFLPGVLSVLYWPTANRRGYIVGLLAGIAVWVVTMLLPLVGNLDGFYIPLFNVVYVLDDTSWHLAAIASLAVNVLAFSLLSLFTETSAEEQAAAEACAVENVRRPQRRELAAASPQEFATQLAKPLGAKTAQREVEQALRDLQLPFDEHRPYALRRLRDRIEANLSGLMGPSVAQDIVENFLSYKNGADSYVTEDIHFIESRLEDYHSRLTGLAAELDALRRYHRQTLQELPMGVCSLAKDQEILMWNKALEELTEIPALQVVGSRLSTIAEPWQSLLSDFTQQREEHLHKQRLQLDGHSRCLNLHKAAIAEPLAPGSSGLVLLIEDLTETQQLEDRLVHSERLASIGRLAAGVAHEIGNPITGIACLAQNLREEREADPEIIEISNQIVEQTKRVSRIVQSLMSFAHAGGRQQDRYPVSLAEVAQDAIALLSLNRRGTEVRFFNLCDPDHLAEGDPQRLAQVLINLLSNARDASEPGGAIRVRSEVSEQTVYLIVEDEGSGIPQAIQDRLFEPFFTTKDPGEGTGLGLALVYSIVEEHYGQINIDSPADPETQRGTRFRITLPRHVEATDSGE, from the coding sequence ATGCAGACGAGCTTTAGCCTCAGCCACCTGATTCTGATCAGTGTCGCCTATCTGCTGGTGCTGTTCGGGGTGGCCTGGATCAGCGAGCGAGGACTGATCCCGCGCTGGGTCATTCGGCACCCGCTCACTTACACCCTGTCCCTCGGCGTCTACGCCAGTGCCTGGGCGTTTTATGGCACGGTGGGCCTGGCCTATCAGTATGGATACGGGTTCCTCGCCACCTACCTGGGCGTGTGCGGTGCGTTTCTACTGGCGCCGGTCCTGCTCTATCCGATACTGCGTATCACCCGAACCTACCAGCTGGCCTCACTAGCGGATCTGTTCGCCTTCCGTTTCCGCAGCACCTGGAGCGGCGCGCTGACCACGGTGGTCATGCTGATTGGCATGCTGCCGCTACTCGCCTTGCAGATCCAGGCGGTCGCCGATGCCATCGGGATTCTCACCCTCGAGCCCCTGCAGGAACGGGTCGCGCTGGGTTATTGCGTGATGATCATGCTGTTCACCATTCTCTTCGGCGCCCGGCATATCGCCACACGGGAGAAGCACGAAGGGCTGGTCTTCGCCATCGCGTTCGAATCGGTGGTCAAGTTGCTGACCTTCGGCGCCATCGGTTTGTACGCGCTGTTTGTCGTGTTCGGTGGGCCGCATCAGCTGGAAATCTGGCTGTTGCAGAACCAGTCGGCATTGCAGGCGCTGCATACGCCGCTGCAGGAAGGGCCCTGGCGCACCCTGCTGCTGGTGTTCTTCGCCTCGGCGATTGTCATGCCGCACATGTATCACATGACCTTTACCGAAAACCTCAACCCGCGCGCGCTGGTCAGCGCCAGCTGGGGCCTGCCGCTGTATCTGCTGCTGATGAGCCTGGCCGTGCCGCTGATTCTCTGGGCCGGGCTCAAACTTGGCGTCAGCACCAACCCCGAATATTTCACCCTCGGCCTCGGTATTACGGCGCAGAGCGAGGCATTGACGCTGTTGGCCTTTGTCGGCGGACTTTCAGCGTCCAGCGGTCTGATCATTGTCAGCACCCTGGCCCTGTCGGGTATGGCGCTCAACCATCTCGTGTTACCGCTCTACCAACCTCCTACCGAAGGCAACATCTATCGCTGGCTGAAATGGACCCGGCGCAGCCTGATCCTCGCCATCATCATGGCCGGCTACGGCTTTTATCTGATGCTGGGCGCCGAGCAGGACCTGTCAAACCTGGGCATTGTCGCCTTTGTGGCGACCCTGCAGTTCCTGCCCGGCGTGCTTTCAGTGCTCTATTGGCCGACCGCCAACCGTCGTGGCTACATCGTTGGGCTGCTCGCCGGTATTGCCGTCTGGGTTGTGACCATGCTGCTGCCGCTGGTCGGCAACCTCGATGGCTTCTACATCCCGCTATTCAACGTGGTCTACGTGCTCGACGACACCAGCTGGCACCTGGCGGCGATCGCCTCTCTGGCGGTCAACGTGCTGGCGTTTTCGCTGTTATCGCTGTTCACCGAGACCAGCGCCGAGGAGCAAGCCGCAGCAGAAGCCTGCGCGGTGGAAAACGTGCGCCGACCTCAACGTCGTGAGCTGGCAGCCGCCTCGCCGCAGGAGTTCGCCACTCAGCTCGCCAAGCCGCTGGGCGCCAAGACTGCGCAGCGGGAGGTGGAACAGGCGCTGCGGGATCTGCAACTGCCCTTCGACGAGCATCGCCCCTATGCCTTGCGCCGGCTGCGCGATCGCATCGAGGCAAACCTGTCCGGACTGATGGGGCCGAGCGTCGCCCAGGACATCGTTGAGAATTTTCTCTCGTACAAGAACGGTGCAGACAGCTATGTGACCGAAGACATCCATTTCATCGAGAGTCGCCTGGAGGACTATCACTCACGCCTTACCGGCCTTGCTGCCGAACTCGATGCCCTGCGCCGTTATCACCGGCAGACCCTGCAGGAGCTGCCGATGGGCGTGTGCTCGCTGGCCAAGGACCAGGAAATCCTGATGTGGAACAAAGCCCTGGAAGAGCTCACCGAAATTCCCGCGCTGCAGGTGGTGGGCTCTCGCCTGTCGACCATCGCCGAGCCCTGGCAGAGCCTGCTAAGCGATTTCACCCAGCAGCGCGAGGAGCACCTGCATAAACAACGCTTGCAGCTGGACGGTCATAGCCGCTGCCTGAACCTGCACAAGGCCGCGATCGCCGAACCGTTGGCGCCCGGCAGTAGCGGTTTGGTACTGCTGATCGAAGACCTCACCGAAACCCAACAGCTGGAGGACCGCCTCGTTCACTCCGAACGTTTGGCCAGCATTGGTCGGTTGGCGGCGGGGGTCGCTCACGAAATTGGCAACCCGATCACAGGCATCGCCTGCCTGGCGCAGAACCTGCGCGAGGAGCGCGAGGCAGACCCCGAGATCATCGAGATCAGCAACCAGATCGTCGAGCAGACCAAACGCGTCTCACGCATCGTCCAGTCGCTGATGAGCTTCGCCCATGCCGGCGGCAGACAACAGGACCGGTACCCCGTAAGCCTGGCAGAGGTGGCGCAAGATGCGATTGCCCTGCTCTCACTCAACCGGCGGGGAACCGAGGTGAGATTCTTCAACCTCTGCGACCCCGATCATCTGGCAGAAGGCGACCCGCAGCGCCTCGCTCAGGTGCTGATCAACCTGCTGTCCAACGCACGCGACGCATCCGAGCCCGGCGGCGCGATCCGAGTACGCAGCGAAGTGTCCGAACAGACTGTCTATCTCATCGTCGAAGACGAAGGTAGCGGCATTCCGCAGGCGATTCAGGATCGGCTTTTCGAGCCGTTCTTCACCACCAAGGATCCAGGTGAAGGGACAGGGCTGGGCCTCGCACTGGTCTATTCGATCGTGGAAGAGCATTATGGGCAGATCAATATTGACAGCCCGGCCGACCCGGAAACCCAACGCGGCACGCGTTTCCGCATCACTTTGCCGCGTCATGTCGAGGCCACAGATTCCGGTGAATGA
- a CDS encoding aminotransferase codes for MTSSYSARSRAIEPFHVMALLARANQLQASGHDVIHLEIGEPDFSTAEPIVAAGQAALAAGHTRYTAARGLPQLREAIAGFYKQRYQLSIDPERVLITPGGSGALLLASSLLVDPGKHWLLADPGYPCNRHFLRLIEAAAQLVPVGPDVRYQLTADLVERYWDKDSVGALVASPANPTGTLLTRDDLAGLSAALKSRGGQLVVDEIYHGLTYGTDAASVLEVDDSAFVLNSFSKYFGMTGWRLGWLVAPPQAVSELEKLAQNLYISAPTMAQHAALACFEPATLEILEARRGEFAKRRDFLLPALRELGFGIAVEPEGAFYLYADISAIGGDAYTFCQHMLETEFVAITPGLDFGRHQAGHHVRFAYTQDLPRLEQAVERIARGLRSWKG; via the coding sequence ATGACCTCGTCATATAGCGCGCGTAGCCGTGCAATCGAACCCTTTCACGTCATGGCATTGCTGGCCCGGGCCAACCAATTGCAGGCGTCTGGACATGACGTCATTCACCTGGAGATCGGAGAGCCGGACTTCAGCACCGCCGAGCCCATCGTCGCGGCCGGTCAGGCTGCCCTCGCGGCTGGTCATACCCGCTACACCGCCGCCCGTGGGCTGCCGCAGCTGCGCGAGGCGATTGCCGGTTTCTACAAGCAGCGCTATCAACTGTCTATTGACCCCGAACGCGTGCTGATTACTCCCGGCGGGTCCGGTGCGCTGCTATTGGCCAGCAGTTTGCTGGTCGACCCAGGCAAGCACTGGCTGTTGGCCGACCCGGGGTATCCCTGCAACCGGCACTTCCTGCGCCTGATCGAAGCTGCCGCGCAGCTGGTGCCGGTCGGCCCGGATGTGCGTTATCAGCTGACGGCCGATCTGGTCGAGCGTTACTGGGACAAGGACAGCGTGGGCGCCCTGGTGGCTTCGCCGGCCAATCCCACCGGTACCTTGCTGACACGGGACGATCTGGCGGGCCTGTCGGCTGCGTTGAAAAGCCGCGGCGGGCAACTGGTGGTGGACGAGATCTACCACGGCCTCACCTATGGCACCGATGCGGCCAGTGTGCTGGAAGTCGACGACTCGGCGTTCGTGCTGAACAGCTTTTCCAAGTACTTCGGCATGACGGGCTGGCGCCTCGGTTGGCTGGTCGCGCCACCTCAGGCGGTCAGCGAACTGGAAAAGCTGGCGCAGAACCTCTACATCAGCGCGCCGACCATGGCCCAGCATGCCGCCCTGGCCTGCTTCGAGCCGGCCACCCTGGAAATCCTCGAAGCGCGTCGCGGCGAATTTGCCAAGCGCCGTGATTTTCTGCTGCCCGCATTGCGCGAGTTGGGCTTCGGCATTGCGGTGGAGCCGGAAGGGGCTTTCTATCTCTACGCCGATATCAGCGCCATCGGCGGTGACGCTTACACGTTCTGCCAGCACATGCTGGAAACCGAGTTTGTCGCCATCACGCCGGGGTTGGATTTCGGGCGGCACCAGGCCGGTCACCATGTGCGTTTCGCCTATACGCAGGATTTGCCCCGGCTGGAGCAGGCGGTTGAGCGCATTGCGCGTGGCCTGCGGAGCTGGAAAGGCTGA
- a CDS encoding tRNA glutamyl-Q(34) synthetase GluQRS, which produces MSTPSSYIGRFAPTPSGYLHFGSLIAALASYLDARAVGGRWLLRMEDLDPPREMPGAQTSILQALEAYGFQWDDQMVRQSERLDVYNEVIDRLRQDGHAYACTCSRKQLQAFAGLYPGFCREAGRDTPDAAIRLRVPDRTYSFSDRVQGQYSQDLAREVGDFVIRRRDGLIAYQLAVVLDDAWQGVTDVVRGADLLDSTPRQLFLQDLLGLPHPRYLHVPLIIQPDGHKLGKRYRSPPLQPAEATPLLLRALRALGQPTPSELSDALPNEVLTWATAHWNAERIPRCRTLAESQLR; this is translated from the coding sequence ATGTCCACACCCTCTTCCTACATAGGTCGCTTCGCGCCGACCCCCAGCGGCTATCTGCACTTCGGCTCGTTGATCGCTGCCCTCGCCTCCTATCTCGATGCCCGTGCCGTTGGCGGCCGTTGGCTGTTGCGCATGGAAGACCTCGATCCGCCGCGAGAAATGCCGGGGGCGCAGACCTCGATTCTGCAGGCATTGGAAGCCTACGGTTTCCAATGGGATGACCAGATGGTCCGCCAAAGCGAACGGCTTGACGTCTATAACGAGGTGATCGATCGCCTCAGGCAGGACGGCCATGCCTATGCCTGTACCTGCTCGCGCAAGCAATTGCAGGCGTTCGCCGGACTCTACCCGGGTTTCTGCCGTGAAGCCGGCCGCGACACCCCTGACGCCGCCATCCGCCTGCGCGTGCCGGATCGGACCTACAGCTTCAGCGATCGCGTCCAGGGCCAGTACAGCCAGGACTTGGCCCGCGAAGTGGGCGACTTCGTTATCCGCCGCAGAGACGGGCTGATTGCTTATCAGCTGGCGGTGGTGCTCGATGATGCCTGGCAGGGCGTGACCGACGTCGTCCGCGGTGCCGATCTGCTCGACTCGACCCCGCGGCAACTCTTTCTGCAGGACCTGCTTGGCCTGCCACACCCGCGCTACTTGCATGTCCCTCTGATCATTCAGCCCGACGGCCATAAACTGGGAAAACGTTACCGCTCACCGCCGCTGCAACCGGCTGAAGCCACACCACTGTTACTGCGTGCGCTGCGCGCGCTTGGCCAACCCACTCCAAGCGAGCTGAGTGACGCCCTGCCCAACGAGGTGCTGACTTGGGCGACAGCCCACTGGAATGCTGAGCGCATCCCGCGCTGTCGAACCCTGGCCGAGTCGCAGCTTCGCTGA